One stretch of Jiangella gansuensis DSM 44835 DNA includes these proteins:
- a CDS encoding RNA polymerase sigma-70 factor gives MSDPFHQHRGLLFTVVYEMLGSVADAEDVVQDTWLRWSAADRADVVEPKAYLVRIATRLALNRLRTLRTRKETYIGPWLPEPLLTGPDAANGVELSEDVSMAMLVVLETLSPVERAVFVLREVFGYSYAEIATALERSEPAVRQVAHRAREHVQARRPRYDTDPGQRREATERFLRACLEGDMTSLLEVLAPDVVMVNDADGKAQAARRPVTGADKVARFIVGILAKGDLDGLRFEFVELNGAPGVLAWAGDRLDSASMIETAQGKVTRLLVFRNPDRLRGVSRVG, from the coding sequence GTGAGCGACCCGTTCCACCAGCACCGCGGCCTGCTGTTCACGGTTGTCTACGAGATGCTGGGCAGCGTGGCCGACGCCGAGGACGTCGTACAGGACACCTGGTTGCGGTGGTCGGCGGCGGATCGGGCCGACGTCGTGGAACCGAAGGCCTACCTCGTGCGGATCGCCACCCGGCTGGCGCTGAACCGGCTGCGGACGCTGCGCACCCGCAAGGAGACGTACATCGGGCCGTGGCTGCCCGAACCCCTGCTGACCGGCCCGGACGCCGCCAACGGGGTCGAGCTCAGCGAGGACGTCTCGATGGCCATGCTGGTGGTCCTCGAGACGTTGAGCCCGGTGGAGCGCGCCGTGTTCGTGCTGCGGGAGGTGTTCGGCTACTCCTATGCGGAGATCGCGACGGCGCTCGAACGCAGCGAGCCGGCGGTGCGGCAGGTGGCGCACCGGGCCCGCGAACACGTGCAGGCCCGCCGCCCGCGGTATGACACCGATCCCGGGCAGCGCCGCGAGGCAACCGAACGGTTCCTGCGCGCCTGCTTGGAAGGCGACATGACGTCGCTGCTGGAGGTGCTGGCGCCGGACGTGGTCATGGTGAACGACGCCGACGGCAAGGCTCAGGCCGCGCGTCGTCCGGTGACGGGCGCGGACAAGGTTGCGCGATTCATCGTGGGCATCCTCGCGAAGGGCGACCTGGACGGCTTGCGGTTCGAGTTCGTCGAGCTGAACGGCGCCCCCGGCGTCCTGGCGTGGGCCGGTGACCGGCTGGACAGCGCGTCCATGATCGAAACCGCGCAGGGCAAGGTGACCCGATTGCTCGTGTTCCGCAACCCGGACAGGCTGCGCGGCGTGTCACGGGTGGGGTGA
- a CDS encoding DUF1990 family protein — MRAFTYPEVGATRDAGPLPAGYHHVRMRERVGHGRSAFEAVAEGTVTWSLHRSIGLRVTATAERAAEGVEVTSALAVGPVHLLRIPCRVVWVLDEPGRAGYAYGTLPGHPECGEESFVTELDDAGDVWFTVTAFSRAAAWYARLGGPLTRGVQHLATRRYVAAARKLAGS, encoded by the coding sequence ATGCGCGCGTTCACGTACCCCGAGGTCGGCGCCACCCGCGACGCCGGGCCGCTGCCGGCCGGCTATCACCATGTGCGGATGCGCGAGCGTGTTGGCCACGGACGGTCGGCGTTCGAGGCGGTGGCCGAGGGCACCGTCACGTGGTCGCTGCACCGCAGCATCGGGCTGCGGGTCACCGCCACCGCCGAGCGCGCGGCCGAGGGCGTCGAGGTCACCAGCGCGCTCGCCGTCGGGCCGGTTCACCTGCTGCGCATCCCGTGCCGGGTGGTGTGGGTGCTCGACGAACCCGGCCGCGCCGGCTACGCCTACGGCACCCTGCCCGGGCACCCGGAATGCGGCGAGGAGTCGTTCGTCACCGAACTCGACGACGCCGGCGACGTGTGGTTCACGGTGACGGCGTTCAGCCGGGCCGCCGCCTGGTACGCACGGCTGGGCGGACCGCTGACCCGGGGCGTGCAGCACCTGGCCACCCGCCGCTACGTCGCGGCCGCACGAAAGCTCGCCGGCAGCTAG
- a CDS encoding IS481 family transposase, with amino-acid sequence MSHRNARTTFQGRLLIVERHRAGWAQAHIAKAMGISRKCVKSWLDRYAAEGVAGLHDRSSRPHSSPRRTSEAIEQQVIDLRQRERRGQDWIGPELGVPARTVSRILRRHDVPYLRECDPLTGEVIRASKTTTVRYERDAPGELVHMDVKKIGKIPDGGGWRAHGRENREATRNRTTRVGFDYVHSLVDDHSRLAYSEILPDEKGPTCAAFLARAAGYFAAHGIPRIERLITDNAWAYRYSLRQVCKELDIGQRFIKAHCPWQNGKVERFNRTLQTEWAYRQVFTSNTERAAALDPWIEYYNTRRRHSALGGLPPISRLPPT; translated from the coding sequence GTGTCTCACCGTAACGCCCGCACCACGTTCCAGGGCCGGCTGTTGATCGTTGAGCGTCACCGCGCCGGTTGGGCGCAGGCGCACATCGCCAAGGCGATGGGCATCTCCCGCAAGTGTGTGAAGTCCTGGCTGGATCGTTACGCCGCCGAGGGCGTGGCCGGCCTGCACGACCGCTCCTCGCGTCCACATTCGTCTCCGCGCCGGACCAGCGAGGCGATCGAACAGCAGGTCATCGACCTTCGGCAGCGCGAACGCCGCGGGCAGGACTGGATCGGTCCCGAGCTGGGGGTGCCGGCGCGGACGGTGTCGCGGATCCTGCGCCGCCACGACGTGCCCTACCTGCGCGAGTGCGACCCGCTCACGGGTGAGGTGATCCGGGCGTCGAAGACCACGACGGTGCGTTACGAGCGCGACGCCCCGGGCGAGCTGGTCCACATGGACGTGAAGAAGATCGGCAAGATCCCCGACGGCGGCGGCTGGCGCGCCCACGGCCGGGAGAACCGCGAAGCCACCCGCAACCGCACGACCAGGGTCGGGTTCGACTACGTGCACTCACTCGTCGATGACCACTCCCGGCTGGCCTACTCAGAGATCCTGCCCGACGAGAAGGGCCCGACCTGCGCGGCCTTCCTCGCACGGGCAGCCGGCTACTTCGCCGCACACGGCATCCCCCGGATCGAACGCCTGATCACCGACAACGCCTGGGCATACCGGTACTCGCTGCGCCAGGTCTGCAAGGAGCTGGACATCGGGCAGAGGTTCATCAAGGCGCACTGCCCGTGGCAGAACGGCAAGGTCGAACGGTTCAACCGCACCCTGCAGACCGAGTGGGCCTACCGGCAGGTCTTCACCAGCAACACCGAACGCGCCGCGGCTCTTGACCCCTGGATCGAGTACTACAACACTCGACGACGCCACAGCGCACTCGGCGGCCTCCCACCAATCAGCCGCCTGCCACCAACGTGA
- a CDS encoding sugar O-acetyltransferase, whose product MTNDRFMLIHDPELQARGERVLGVEFKAMSERVLRATELTSRLNVLPFDDEAGKAALLEQILGRPLPERVTIYPPFYTDHGLRLDLAERVFINQGCTFLDYAGIRLAEGVMVGPKATFITMGHPVDPDERRQFLSGAPIDVAENVWIGAGAMILPGVSIGRDSVVAAGTIVADDVPAASLVAGPKGTVRRRW is encoded by the coding sequence ATGACCAACGACCGCTTCATGCTGATCCACGACCCGGAGCTCCAAGCCAGGGGCGAGCGAGTCCTGGGCGTCGAGTTCAAGGCGATGAGCGAGAGGGTGTTGCGGGCCACGGAGCTGACCTCTCGCCTCAACGTCCTCCCGTTCGATGACGAGGCGGGCAAGGCGGCACTGCTCGAACAGATTCTGGGCCGCCCTCTCCCAGAGAGAGTGACGATCTACCCGCCCTTCTACACCGACCACGGCCTTCGCTTGGACTTGGCAGAGCGGGTCTTCATCAATCAGGGCTGCACATTCCTCGACTACGCCGGCATCCGGTTGGCCGAGGGCGTGATGGTCGGCCCGAAGGCCACGTTCATCACGATGGGCCACCCGGTGGACCCCGACGAGCGGCGCCAGTTCCTCTCCGGTGCACCCATCGATGTGGCGGAGAACGTGTGGATCGGTGCCGGCGCGATGATCCTGCCCGGCGTCAGCATCGGCCGCGACTCCGTTGTCGCGGCCGGGACGATCGTGGCCGACGACGTTCCGGCGGCGAGCCTGGTCGCCGGGCCCAAAGGCACCGTGCGCCGACGTTGGTAG
- a CDS encoding acVLRF1 family peptidyl-tRNA hydrolase — protein MPDRALDIPAERLPAWLAGFARRHGSTHHEAGPDAVVVRAADGAVARCAVPFPPLHPDDDAPFGGLLAHAATDRRVGVLLVRRGGYAVGVFDGTRLIASKVGSRHVQGRTAAGGQSQQRFARRREKQAREAFEAAADVAARVLLPHLASLDAVVTGGDRAAVDAVLTDRRLAGLRSLTAGAPLAVPDPKLAVLKQTPARFRAVRIALSEPEPEPSAEP, from the coding sequence ATGCCCGACCGCGCGCTCGACATCCCGGCCGAACGGCTGCCCGCCTGGCTGGCCGGGTTCGCGCGCCGGCACGGCAGCACCCACCACGAGGCCGGGCCCGACGCCGTCGTCGTCCGCGCTGCCGACGGCGCCGTCGCTCGCTGCGCCGTGCCGTTCCCACCACTGCACCCCGACGACGACGCGCCCTTCGGGGGGCTGCTGGCGCACGCGGCGACGGACCGGCGGGTCGGCGTCCTCCTCGTGCGCCGGGGCGGCTACGCGGTGGGAGTCTTCGACGGCACCCGGCTGATCGCCTCCAAGGTCGGGTCCCGGCACGTGCAGGGCCGCACCGCGGCGGGCGGCCAGTCGCAACAGCGATTCGCCCGGCGGCGCGAGAAGCAGGCCCGGGAAGCCTTCGAAGCAGCCGCCGACGTCGCCGCACGGGTGCTGCTCCCCCACCTGGCGAGCCTCGACGCCGTCGTCACCGGTGGCGACCGCGCCGCCGTCGACGCCGTGCTGACCGACCGGCGGCTGGCAGGGCTTCGGTCGCTGACGGCGGGCGCGCCGCTCGCCGTCCCCGATCCGAAGCTCGCGGTGCTGAAGCAGACACCGGCGCGGTTCCGAGCGGTCCGGATCGCGTTGTCGGAGCCGGAACCGGAACCCTCAGCCGAACCGTGA
- a CDS encoding superoxide dismutase yields the protein MAAYSLPDLPYDYGALEPHIAGQIMELHHSKHHQTYVTGTNTALEQLEEARSANKLDTVNQLQKNLAFNLAGHVNHTVFWNNLSPEGGDKPDGELGAAVDEFFGSFDGFRAHYTAAALGIQGSGWSILAWESIGQRLVIEQLYDHQGNLAAGTVPLLMLDMWEHAFYLQYKNVKPDYVAAFWNIVNWPDVAARFEAARSKTAGLITP from the coding sequence ATGGCTGCCTATTCTCTTCCGGATCTCCCCTACGACTACGGTGCGCTCGAGCCGCACATCGCCGGCCAGATCATGGAGCTGCACCACTCCAAGCACCACCAGACGTACGTCACCGGCACCAACACCGCGCTGGAGCAGCTGGAAGAGGCCCGCTCCGCCAACAAGCTCGACACCGTGAACCAGTTGCAGAAGAACCTGGCATTCAACCTCGCCGGGCACGTCAACCACACGGTGTTCTGGAACAACCTCTCGCCCGAGGGCGGCGACAAGCCCGACGGTGAGCTCGGTGCCGCCGTCGACGAGTTCTTCGGTTCCTTCGACGGCTTCCGCGCGCACTACACGGCGGCCGCGCTGGGCATCCAGGGCTCCGGCTGGTCCATCCTGGCCTGGGAGTCCATCGGCCAGCGCCTCGTCATCGAGCAGCTCTACGACCACCAGGGCAACCTGGCGGCCGGCACCGTCCCGCTGCTCATGCTCGACATGTGGGAGCACGCCTTCTACCTTCAGTACAAGAACGTGAAGCCCGACTACGTGGCCGCGTTCTGGAACATCGTCAACTGGCCGGACGTCGCCGCGCGGTTCGAGGCGGCCCGGTCGAAGACGGCGGGTCTCAT